The genomic window GCCGATAGGTAGCCCATTTCTGTCCTTCCCACAGGGCACCGAAATCGCAGGGAGCCCGCAGAGGCTGGGTGACACAGTGTAGACGTCGGACATGTACATGGTCAGCGGGTCTTGGGTGCGCTCGCCAAGCCCAAAAGCGGTGGTGGGAGATGTGGGGGTGACAACGCAATCCACCTTTCGGAAGGCCTGCGCAAATTCTTCGCGTAGCAGCGAGCGGACGCGCTGGGCTTTG from candidate division KSB1 bacterium includes these protein-coding regions:
- a CDS encoding amidase family protein translates to KAQRVRSLLREEFAQAFRKVDCVVTPTSPTTAFGLGERTQDPLTMYMSDVYTVSPSLCGLPAISVPCGKDRNGLPIGLQVIGRYFDEATLLRVARAVELTAGQLFAHGQ